A genomic stretch from Bacterioplanes sanyensis includes:
- a CDS encoding DUF58 domain-containing protein has protein sequence MSQGSLEAQLRPLTTWLARYMNAHRFLWLMSLACFLMAWNRGIALLYGSLALMLALIAVSWLLPWWAMRGVRIQRRQWGEASAGGELVLQYQCQPRQPLLFVTVTESLLGQPQQHFLPRLEAGTIQLSYPSPPRGVYQLPAPQLSCGWPFGFVQRPTTLASPMCEVRVQPKVHSIRQLPQPCADNPLMVGADSQMSRGAHSEFAGVRPHRDGDSMKHVHWGASARQQQLVVREFHSFDQPSWLIVIDGNAEHCLGQGSDTTFEYALQIGASMLEFARRQQLSATLVVAGDRTTTLSVEPGSANINDALWALAGVQADGQQDYSDAIRQAVAQRQEPPIVVTIRTDRQTLDMPSCGGHLDLVYAADSFDLPMANYAQGWRQLSSDHWLLHLHQLSKLHQVLSV, from the coding sequence ATGAGTCAGGGCAGTTTGGAGGCACAACTGCGGCCGCTGACGACCTGGTTGGCGCGATACATGAACGCCCATCGGTTCTTATGGCTGATGTCGTTGGCCTGTTTTTTAATGGCATGGAATCGAGGCATTGCGCTGTTGTACGGCAGCCTGGCACTGATGTTGGCGTTGATTGCCGTCAGCTGGTTGCTGCCCTGGTGGGCAATGCGTGGCGTGCGCATTCAGCGACGTCAGTGGGGGGAAGCCAGTGCTGGAGGTGAACTGGTGTTGCAGTATCAATGTCAGCCGCGCCAGCCACTGTTGTTTGTGACCGTCACCGAGTCATTATTAGGGCAGCCGCAGCAGCATTTTCTGCCGCGTCTGGAGGCGGGCACAATTCAGCTGTCCTACCCCAGCCCGCCGCGCGGTGTGTATCAGTTACCGGCGCCGCAACTGAGTTGTGGTTGGCCATTTGGCTTTGTGCAACGTCCTACCACGCTAGCGAGTCCGATGTGTGAAGTTCGCGTGCAGCCCAAAGTACACAGTATTCGCCAACTGCCGCAGCCCTGTGCGGACAACCCGCTGATGGTGGGTGCAGATTCACAAATGAGTCGTGGCGCGCACAGTGAGTTTGCAGGCGTGCGCCCGCATCGTGACGGTGACAGTATGAAGCACGTGCACTGGGGAGCCTCGGCTCGGCAACAACAGTTGGTGGTGCGTGAGTTCCACAGCTTTGATCAACCGTCCTGGCTGATCGTTATCGATGGCAATGCCGAACACTGTTTGGGCCAAGGCAGCGATACGACCTTTGAGTACGCGTTACAAATTGGCGCTTCCATGCTGGAGTTTGCACGGCGCCAGCAGCTGTCGGCCACATTGGTGGTGGCGGGGGATCGCACAACGACGCTGTCGGTTGAGCCCGGCAGCGCCAACATCAATGATGCTTTGTGGGCGTTGGCCGGTGTTCAAGCCGACGGGCAGCAGGATTACAGCGATGCCATACGACAGGCGGTGGCCCAACGTCAGGAGCCGCCCATCGTTGTCACCATTCGCACCGATCGGCAAACGCTGGATATGCCCAGCTGCGGCGGACATTTGGACTTGGTCTATGCCGCCGACAGCTTTGATCTGCCCATGGCCAACTACGCACAAGGTTGGCGACAGCTGAGCAGCGATCACTGGCTGCTGCACTTACATCAGCTGAGCAAACTACATCAGGTACTGTCCGTATGA
- a CDS encoding AraC family transcriptional regulator gives MSSHSSDQGASNEFAQYHHSDMLGGLELLRARYETRTFGKHSHEGFTIGVIEQGAQSFYRTGGQHIAPAGTVILVNADEVHDGHAQTHGGWAYQALYPLPDQLAQLTESLTQGRMSTPYFPQPVAYDPQLAHALRLAMNASSDEYCSRLQRETLMADALQQLIVRHGRHRPPVAQTPRAQRQVEQVKSFLDEHPTADLSLHELAQMASLSPYHMARAFKRQYGLPPHAYQIQVRLRRARQLLRLGLAATQVAHDCGFHDQSHLHRHFVRAMGTTPGQYQSCLTA, from the coding sequence ATGAGCAGTCACAGCAGCGATCAAGGTGCATCAAACGAATTTGCCCAGTATCACCACAGCGATATGCTCGGTGGCCTGGAGCTGCTGCGTGCGCGTTACGAGACTCGTACCTTTGGCAAACACAGCCACGAAGGCTTCACCATCGGCGTGATTGAGCAAGGCGCGCAAAGCTTCTACCGCACCGGTGGCCAGCACATTGCACCGGCGGGCACCGTCATTTTGGTCAATGCAGATGAAGTCCACGATGGCCATGCACAAACCCACGGCGGTTGGGCCTATCAAGCCCTGTATCCATTACCTGATCAACTAGCGCAGCTGACTGAGTCGCTGACCCAAGGGCGTATGTCGACGCCTTATTTTCCACAGCCCGTGGCTTACGATCCGCAACTGGCCCATGCTCTGCGATTGGCGATGAATGCCAGCAGCGATGAATACTGCAGCCGCCTGCAACGCGAAACCTTGATGGCCGATGCTTTGCAGCAGTTGATTGTGCGCCATGGTCGTCATCGACCACCAGTGGCACAAACCCCTCGCGCGCAACGTCAAGTTGAGCAGGTCAAAAGCTTTTTGGACGAGCACCCGACAGCCGATTTATCGCTGCACGAGCTGGCCCAAATGGCGTCGCTGAGCCCTTACCATATGGCGCGAGCATTTAAGCGCCAATACGGTTTGCCGCCACACGCTTATCAGATTCAGGTGCGCCTGCGGCGTGCCCGCCAGCTGCTTCGCCTCGGCTTGGCCGCCACCCAGGTCGCCCACGATTGTGGCTTTCATGATCAAAGCCATTTGCACCGCCACTTTGTGCGCGCCATGGGCACCACGCCCGGTCAGTATCAATCCTGCCTAACGGCCTAA
- a CDS encoding transglutaminaseTgpA domain-containing protein, with protein MIYRQAVFFWLALQLTVVTAGALGTLFGAPLGALLGALALVANGVVLQRAWTKRDDIAANKTLSDGLAATGLMAFLGLLFTMGLLPALSVLLVLIQLALASITNTYRQYYLLQLVSFVLLLSGAAEATSGGYLLVMLLFTLLAAFSLSEAWLDRGEHSAQFRGPGAAARLKVTAITVLIAVLVYMLVPRLSPLNWGGYQADSPDFYHNEQWQSQAQSAPPADNQKQRKSEVERTTPEGYDELNEITELSDADGDYSYAGFNEQFDIRDGERGGGVDLNAMVARMKADRGAYLKVRTFDTFDGIRWSSSSEDISRKLRTDDRGKVQLGKGEGDFLQVIEIVQPMPAWLPVAPDPATLWLPSSSVGLDQYGHPLLPATLTPGTRYSVRSTDVRYQGRPVSQAAAPDRYDVQLPQLFDTRIHRLARDVTQGADDAMAKAVALEQHLRTQYDYSFESILQSQGETPLDRFLFEDKRGHCEYFASAMAVMLRSIGIPARLITGFSATSQNPLTGYFEIRAIDGHAWTEAWIDGRWVTFEPTAYYDLPEPQSSPFAGEQIQQYAEDIARRQQAADGGWSLAGLLSSLWMLVYTLVTVVLALLKWLLLGLWPLWLLLALVSLVAYLLRPRWWPQARARWSQWKLQRYQPGDADASLRFYLFHLQRIGLLHGVERQPSQPADEWSQQLPSPSLQQLTASIGDYLYQQQPAPLAQWQQWAQQAAEQLIKR; from the coding sequence ATGATTTATCGGCAAGCGGTGTTCTTCTGGCTGGCACTGCAGCTAACGGTGGTTACTGCCGGTGCGCTGGGCACCTTGTTTGGTGCGCCTTTGGGGGCTCTATTGGGCGCACTCGCCTTAGTGGCTAATGGCGTTGTATTGCAACGCGCTTGGACCAAACGTGATGACATTGCAGCGAATAAAACGTTAAGCGACGGTTTGGCCGCCACTGGCTTAATGGCGTTTCTCGGTTTGCTGTTTACGATGGGCTTGTTGCCAGCACTGAGTGTGTTGCTGGTACTGATTCAGCTGGCCTTGGCCAGTATCACCAATACCTATCGGCAGTACTATCTGTTGCAGCTGGTGAGCTTTGTATTGTTGCTGAGCGGTGCTGCCGAGGCCACCAGCGGCGGCTATTTGTTGGTGATGTTGCTGTTTACCTTGCTGGCGGCATTTTCATTGAGTGAGGCCTGGCTGGATCGCGGTGAACACAGCGCTCAGTTCCGTGGTCCGGGGGCAGCGGCACGGTTGAAAGTCACCGCGATCACCGTGCTGATTGCGGTATTGGTGTACATGCTGGTGCCCCGGTTGTCGCCACTGAACTGGGGCGGATATCAAGCGGATAGCCCGGATTTCTACCACAACGAGCAGTGGCAATCACAGGCGCAAAGTGCGCCGCCAGCAGACAATCAAAAACAACGAAAATCTGAGGTCGAAAGAACCACCCCAGAAGGTTACGACGAGCTAAACGAGATTACCGAGCTGTCCGATGCCGATGGTGATTATTCGTACGCTGGCTTTAACGAGCAGTTTGATATTCGTGACGGTGAGCGCGGCGGTGGTGTTGATTTGAACGCCATGGTGGCGCGCATGAAGGCCGACCGTGGTGCTTATCTCAAAGTACGCACCTTCGACACCTTTGACGGCATTCGTTGGTCCTCCAGCAGTGAAGACATCTCGCGCAAATTGCGCACCGATGATCGTGGCAAAGTGCAGCTCGGCAAAGGTGAGGGTGACTTCTTACAGGTGATCGAGATTGTCCAGCCAATGCCGGCTTGGCTGCCGGTGGCGCCGGACCCGGCGACTTTGTGGCTGCCTTCCAGCAGCGTGGGGTTGGATCAATACGGACATCCGTTGCTGCCGGCCACGTTAACGCCGGGGACGCGCTACAGCGTGCGCTCAACCGATGTGCGCTACCAGGGGCGTCCGGTGTCGCAGGCCGCTGCACCCGATCGCTACGACGTGCAATTACCTCAGTTATTCGACACCCGCATACACCGCTTGGCCAGAGACGTTACCCAGGGTGCTGATGATGCAATGGCAAAGGCGGTGGCACTGGAACAGCACTTACGCACACAGTACGACTACAGCTTTGAGTCGATTCTGCAGTCACAGGGTGAAACGCCGTTGGACCGTTTTTTGTTTGAAGATAAGCGCGGCCATTGTGAGTATTTCGCCAGTGCTATGGCGGTAATGCTGCGCAGCATTGGCATACCGGCGCGACTGATTACCGGCTTCAGTGCTACCAGTCAAAATCCACTCACTGGCTATTTTGAGATTCGTGCTATTGATGGTCACGCCTGGACCGAAGCCTGGATTGACGGGCGCTGGGTGACCTTCGAGCCAACCGCGTATTACGATTTACCAGAGCCGCAGTCGAGCCCATTTGCCGGCGAGCAAATCCAACAGTACGCCGAGGATATCGCTCGTCGCCAACAGGCAGCCGACGGCGGTTGGTCCCTCGCGGGCCTGCTCAGCAGCTTGTGGATGCTGGTCTATACCCTGGTCACCGTGGTGCTGGCACTGCTGAAATGGCTACTGCTGGGTTTATGGCCTTTGTGGTTGTTGTTGGCTCTGGTGTCTTTGGTAGCCTACTTGCTGCGTCCGCGCTGGTGGCCGCAAGCCAGAGCTCGTTGGAGTCAGTGGAAGTTGCAGCGCTATCAACCCGGTGATGCCGATGCCAGCCTGAGGTTTTACCTGTTTCATTTGCAGCGTATTGGTCTGCTGCATGGGGTCGAGCGCCAACCGTCACAACCTGCCGATGAGTGGTCGCAGCAGTTACCCTCGCCATCGCTGCAACAACTCACCGCATCGATTGGAGATTACTTGTATCAGCAACAACCGGCACCATTGGCGCAATGGCAACAATGGGCGCAACAAGCGGCCGAGCAGCTGATAAAACGATAA
- a CDS encoding ArsR/SmtB family transcription factor: METPTGAHLDHQRLAQAHKAAGDALRLSILQLLGRGSFGVLELSQVFDVKQSGMSHHLKVLAQAGLVSTQREGTSIFYRRPLISGNDAWSQWLRTTFSAIDASDGLQDSGLQHNLSRVLNERTRACAEFFARNADAFKEQQDLIASYDQYGQALESWLAGYQGQSRYALEVGPGEGAFLPALAQRFQQVTALDISAPMLAQANAMVNQHQLSNVRCELGDTQWLLQQEHPAVDFAVANMVLHHVPAPQNIFADVYQLLAPGGALLITDLCRHDQSWAKQSCGDLWLGFEPDDLTDWAHSAGLTAGDSQFLGLRNGFQIQFRLFYRPARGAESPLERTL; the protein is encoded by the coding sequence ATGGAAACTCCAACCGGCGCTCACTTAGATCATCAACGACTGGCCCAGGCGCACAAAGCCGCGGGGGATGCGCTACGGTTGAGCATTTTGCAGCTGCTCGGGCGCGGTTCGTTTGGCGTGTTGGAATTGAGCCAGGTGTTTGACGTCAAACAGTCCGGCATGAGTCACCACTTAAAGGTACTGGCCCAGGCCGGGTTGGTGAGTACACAGCGTGAAGGCACGAGTATTTTTTATCGCCGCCCGCTGATCAGTGGCAACGATGCCTGGAGTCAGTGGCTGCGCACCACCTTTAGCGCCATTGATGCCAGTGACGGCCTGCAAGACAGCGGGCTGCAGCACAACCTGAGTCGGGTATTGAATGAGCGCACGCGCGCCTGTGCCGAGTTTTTTGCTCGCAACGCGGATGCGTTTAAAGAGCAGCAGGACCTGATCGCCTCCTACGACCAATACGGTCAGGCGCTAGAAAGCTGGCTGGCTGGTTATCAGGGGCAAAGCCGCTACGCTCTGGAAGTCGGCCCCGGCGAAGGCGCGTTTTTGCCAGCTCTAGCACAGCGTTTTCAACAGGTCACCGCACTGGATATTTCCGCACCTATGCTGGCTCAGGCCAATGCCATGGTGAATCAGCATCAGCTGAGCAATGTCCGCTGTGAGTTGGGCGACACCCAATGGTTGCTGCAGCAAGAGCATCCAGCGGTGGATTTCGCGGTGGCCAATATGGTGTTGCACCATGTGCCTGCGCCACAAAATATTTTCGCCGACGTGTATCAGCTACTAGCACCGGGCGGTGCTTTGCTGATTACCGATTTATGTCGCCACGATCAAAGCTGGGCCAAGCAGTCCTGCGGCGATTTGTGGCTGGGTTTTGAACCCGATGATTTAACCGACTGGGCCCACAGCGCTGGTTTAACAGCAGGCGACAGTCAATTTTTGGGACTGAGAAACGGTTTTCAGATTCAGTTCCGTCTGTTTTATCGCCCCGCGCGCGGCGCGGAATCACCTTTAGAGAGGACGCTATGA
- a CDS encoding AAA family ATPase — MSANSTASPDSASAQPKVQAMIHQLQQALASVVQTEPATLRLVMVCLLSRGHLLLEDAPGLGKTTLARALGKALSLKMKRIQCTPDLMPTDITGISVYNTEEHQFHFMPGPVFSHLLLADEINRATPRTQSALLEAMAEGTVTADRKTYTLPKPFMVMATQNPVEFSGTFPLPEAQLDRFFMRLSLGYPNEDQEVALMLAQQQGHPLDQIKPLFNETQVLALQGQVDKVTLSEPMARYISQLVRATREHVGVKLGASPRGSLALMQAARALALLNGKNAVTPALVKPLLEPILAHRILFRDATLQRAEGRQEFWQQLLASVAVPDYAADDKASDAAPKADTTA; from the coding sequence ATGAGCGCCAATAGCACCGCCTCGCCGGACAGCGCGTCCGCACAACCCAAAGTTCAGGCCATGATTCATCAGCTACAGCAGGCACTGGCCAGTGTGGTGCAGACGGAACCGGCAACGCTCAGGTTGGTGATGGTGTGTTTGCTGAGTCGCGGACACTTATTGCTTGAAGATGCGCCCGGGCTTGGTAAAACCACGTTGGCGCGGGCGCTGGGCAAAGCGCTGTCACTCAAAATGAAGCGCATTCAATGCACGCCGGACCTGATGCCAACGGACATTACCGGCATCAGTGTCTACAACACCGAAGAACATCAGTTCCACTTTATGCCGGGGCCGGTCTTTAGCCACTTGCTGCTGGCGGATGAAATCAACCGCGCGACGCCGCGAACCCAATCTGCGTTGTTAGAAGCCATGGCAGAAGGCACGGTCACTGCTGATCGCAAGACCTACACACTTCCCAAGCCGTTTATGGTGATGGCGACACAAAATCCGGTGGAGTTCAGCGGCACCTTTCCGCTGCCGGAAGCTCAGTTAGACCGCTTCTTTATGCGCCTTAGCTTGGGCTATCCCAATGAAGATCAGGAAGTTGCTTTGATGTTGGCACAGCAGCAAGGCCACCCTCTGGATCAGATCAAGCCATTGTTTAATGAAACACAGGTGCTGGCACTGCAAGGTCAGGTCGATAAGGTCACTCTGAGTGAGCCAATGGCGCGCTACATCAGCCAACTGGTGCGTGCCACTCGCGAGCATGTCGGCGTCAAACTTGGTGCTAGCCCACGTGGTTCATTGGCACTGATGCAGGCGGCGCGGGCACTAGCGTTGTTGAACGGCAAAAACGCTGTCACCCCGGCGCTGGTCAAGCCATTGCTGGAGCCGATTCTGGCGCATCGTATTCTGTTTCGTGATGCAACATTGCAGCGTGCTGAGGGGCGACAGGAGTTCTGGCAACAACTGTTAGCCTCGGTGGCAGTACCGGATTACGCCGCCGACGACAAAGCCAGCGACGCTGCGCCTAAGGCTGATACAACGGCATGA
- a CDS encoding M28 family metallopeptidase: MFKKNYLYSAALAATLVSAPQAFAVSMTSSSDILDRYWSPDKLGFLECQYGVLNSTPLGLPRCIQASNIQYHLEMLYGIAQANNGNRAAGLPGYGASLDYIQQTLESVGYQVERKAFPFNMYYELGDGVLEATGPEPSTYVFDQDFTYFSQTTGGDVTAPVTAVDVQLGAGNTSSSGCEADDFAAFPAGHIALLQRGSCAFQTKAENAAAAGASAVIIFNQGDSDDRKDLLDATLGDGYSGGIPALFATYDNGAMWSQISDLELRLKADVVREQTQSYNLVAETARGDGSNIVMAGAHLDSVYAGAGINDNGSGSAALLEMAIQMSKAFPRNKVRFAWWGAEEAGLVGSTEYVKALSDEEKANIKVYLNYDMIGSPNFGNFIYDGDGSSFDLQGPPGSAATEKLFEKYFGLRGLAFEGSEISFRSDYAQFFEEGIAFGGLFTGAEGIKTEEQAVKFGGEAGSAYDPCYHAQCDDLLNINTRALEINADASAFVTSWLSLSTKAIDDEIAASEEQPEGRLSGMSYQHGYDKTHWGKHWIK, encoded by the coding sequence ATGTTCAAAAAAAACTATCTTTATAGCGCTGCATTGGCTGCCACATTGGTATCGGCACCTCAAGCCTTTGCTGTCAGCATGACTTCGTCCAGTGATATTTTGGATCGCTACTGGAGCCCAGATAAACTGGGTTTTCTGGAATGCCAATACGGTGTCCTTAACAGCACACCTCTAGGGCTGCCACGCTGCATACAAGCCAGCAATATTCAGTACCATCTTGAAATGCTGTATGGCATCGCCCAAGCCAACAACGGCAATCGTGCGGCAGGGCTGCCCGGATATGGCGCCTCCTTGGACTACATACAACAAACACTGGAAAGCGTGGGCTACCAAGTCGAGCGCAAAGCTTTTCCCTTTAACATGTACTACGAGTTGGGCGATGGTGTGTTAGAAGCCACCGGGCCAGAGCCCAGCACTTATGTGTTTGATCAGGACTTCACCTACTTCTCACAAACCACGGGTGGCGATGTAACGGCGCCGGTCACGGCTGTGGATGTGCAATTGGGTGCTGGCAATACCTCCAGCAGTGGCTGTGAAGCGGATGACTTTGCCGCATTCCCGGCTGGGCATATCGCCCTGTTGCAGCGCGGCAGTTGCGCTTTTCAAACCAAGGCAGAGAACGCTGCCGCAGCAGGTGCTAGCGCGGTGATTATTTTTAACCAAGGCGATAGCGACGATCGCAAAGATCTGCTCGATGCCACTTTGGGGGATGGCTACTCAGGCGGCATTCCAGCGTTGTTTGCTACATACGACAACGGCGCAATGTGGTCGCAAATCTCTGATTTAGAGCTGCGCCTTAAAGCGGATGTGGTGCGTGAGCAAACACAGTCATACAACCTGGTGGCTGAAACCGCGCGCGGCGATGGTAGCAATATCGTGATGGCCGGCGCGCACCTCGATTCGGTATACGCTGGCGCTGGCATTAACGACAACGGTTCTGGCAGTGCAGCGCTATTGGAAATGGCCATCCAAATGAGCAAAGCCTTCCCGCGCAACAAAGTTCGTTTCGCTTGGTGGGGCGCGGAAGAAGCCGGCCTGGTCGGCTCGACGGAATATGTAAAAGCGCTGTCTGATGAGGAAAAAGCCAACATTAAGGTGTACCTCAACTACGACATGATTGGCTCGCCAAACTTCGGTAATTTTATTTACGATGGCGACGGCTCCAGCTTTGATTTGCAAGGCCCGCCCGGCTCTGCCGCCACAGAAAAACTGTTTGAAAAATACTTTGGGCTGCGCGGCCTGGCGTTTGAAGGCAGCGAGATCAGCTTCCGCTCCGACTACGCCCAATTCTTTGAAGAAGGCATCGCCTTTGGTGGTTTATTCACAGGTGCTGAGGGCATTAAAACCGAAGAGCAAGCGGTGAAGTTTGGCGGCGAGGCCGGCAGCGCCTACGACCCGTGTTACCACGCACAGTGCGACGATCTGCTTAACATCAATACTCGCGCTTTGGAAATCAACGCCGATGCCAGCGCGTTTGTTACCAGCTGGCTGTCGCTGTCGACCAAAGCCATTGATGACGAGATTGCCGCCAGTGAGGAACAACCAGAAGGTCGCCTGTCAGGCATGAGCTACCAGCATGGCTATGACAAAACGCACTGGGGCAAGCACTGGATCAAATAA
- a CDS encoding AzlC family ABC transporter permease, with protein sequence MSAKTSCWRGCVAMMPLNLAVLPWGVLAGSYAIESGFSAWQAQAMSVFVFAGSAQIVATGMLAAGSGMLVLLLTVALITARHLLYALSMRDRIRPLPSRWRYALGFLLTDELFVLAAQQKPLDKHYALAAGLSFYICWNLSTALGIVAGQSIEQLDELGLDFAVASTFIALSIPAIRNMATLATVMVALLLSVSLSVAQVPGALLISVLTSMMTGYAIQRWRPTPTPTPTPTPTPTPTPQEVES encoded by the coding sequence ATGTCTGCAAAAACGTCTTGCTGGCGCGGCTGCGTCGCGATGATGCCATTGAATCTGGCAGTGCTGCCGTGGGGCGTACTGGCCGGCTCGTACGCCATTGAATCTGGGTTCAGCGCCTGGCAAGCACAGGCCATGTCGGTGTTTGTTTTTGCCGGTTCAGCGCAAATTGTCGCCACCGGCATGTTGGCCGCGGGCAGCGGCATGTTGGTGCTGTTGCTCACTGTGGCGTTAATTACCGCCCGGCACTTGTTATACGCATTGAGTATGCGTGATCGCATTCGCCCCTTGCCCAGCCGCTGGCGTTACGCACTGGGTTTTTTGCTCACCGATGAATTGTTTGTATTGGCTGCGCAGCAAAAACCACTCGACAAGCATTACGCCCTCGCAGCTGGTTTGTCATTTTACATCTGCTGGAACTTATCCACTGCCCTGGGCATTGTTGCAGGCCAGTCGATCGAGCAACTGGACGAGCTAGGTCTCGACTTTGCCGTCGCCTCCACGTTTATCGCCTTATCCATTCCGGCCATTCGCAACATGGCCACCCTGGCAACTGTGATGGTGGCGCTGTTATTGTCCGTCAGTTTGAGTGTTGCCCAAGTGCCAGGAGCGCTGTTGATCAGCGTCCTTACCTCCATGATGACAGGCTACGCGATACAGCGCTGGCGGCCAACGCCAACGCCAACGCCAACGCCAACGCCAACGCCAACGCCAACGCCACAGGAGGTTGAATCATGA
- the metK gene encoding methionine adenosyltransferase produces MSEYSIFTSESVSEGHPDKVADQISDAVLDAIIARDPYARVAVETLVKTGMAVVAGEVTTSCYVDLEDIVRDVITGIGYNSSDVGFDGATCAVLNGIGKQSVDINQGVDRAKPEDQGAGDQGLMFGYATNETPNLMPAPVYYAHRLVQRQSELRRNGMLPWLRPDAKSQVTINYEGETPKVDAVVLSTQHDPSIDQKDLREAVLENIIKPVLPAEWLTEDTLYHINPTGNFVIGGPVGDAGLTGRKIIVDTYGGMARHGGGAFSGKDPSKVDRSAAYMGRYVAKNIVAAGLADRCEIQVSYAIGVAEPTSISINTFGTGKISDIELAKVVRDVFDLRPYAIQNQLELLYPMYQLTAAYGHFGREPFEHTYEYEENGEQKSKTFTAFTWEKTDKVDALKAAANV; encoded by the coding sequence ATGAGCGAATATTCCATCTTCACCTCCGAATCGGTATCCGAAGGCCATCCGGATAAAGTGGCCGATCAGATTTCCGACGCCGTACTCGATGCCATCATTGCTCGTGATCCGTACGCGCGCGTCGCGGTCGAAACCCTGGTCAAAACCGGTATGGCGGTGGTAGCAGGCGAGGTCACCACCTCGTGCTACGTGGATTTGGAAGACATCGTACGCGACGTCATTACCGGTATTGGTTACAACAGCTCGGACGTCGGCTTCGACGGTGCGACCTGTGCGGTACTGAACGGCATCGGCAAGCAGTCAGTGGATATCAATCAAGGCGTTGATCGTGCTAAGCCGGAAGATCAGGGCGCTGGCGACCAGGGCCTGATGTTCGGTTACGCCACCAACGAAACACCGAACCTGATGCCAGCACCTGTGTATTACGCTCACCGTCTGGTACAGCGCCAATCTGAGCTGCGTCGCAACGGCATGCTGCCGTGGTTGCGCCCAGACGCCAAATCTCAGGTCACCATCAACTACGAAGGCGAAACACCGAAAGTGGATGCCGTGGTGCTGTCGACTCAGCACGACCCGTCGATTGATCAAAAAGATCTGCGCGAAGCGGTATTGGAAAACATCATTAAGCCAGTACTGCCAGCTGAGTGGCTGACCGAAGACACCCTGTATCACATCAACCCAACGGGTAACTTTGTGATTGGCGGCCCTGTTGGTGATGCTGGCCTGACCGGCCGTAAAATCATCGTTGATACCTACGGCGGCATGGCCCGTCACGGTGGTGGTGCCTTCTCCGGCAAAGACCCTTCCAAAGTTGACCGCAGCGCCGCTTACATGGGCCGCTATGTAGCCAAGAACATCGTTGCCGCAGGCCTTGCGGATCGCTGTGAGATTCAAGTGTCCTACGCCATTGGTGTCGCCGAGCCGACGTCGATTTCAATCAACACCTTTGGCACCGGCAAGATCAGCGACATTGAGCTGGCCAAGGTAGTGCGCGACGTGTTCGACCTGCGCCCGTACGCCATTCAGAACCAACTGGAACTGCTCTACCCCATGTACCAACTGACCGCCGCTTACGGTCACTTTGGTCGTGAACCGTTTGAGCACACTTACGAATACGAAGAGAACGGCGAGCAGAAGAGCAAAACCTTCACCGCCTTCACTTGGGAAAAAACCGACAAGGTCGATGCTTTAAAAGCAGCGGCCAACGTATAA
- a CDS encoding AzlD domain-containing protein → MIWASIVAMTLVVFASRYVLLSPAINFRLSGEFQQFMSYCAPAVLTAIWAPLVIIQDGRIALDSDNPYLIAAAAAILLALVTRSVLLTCILSMLLFAWLAHG, encoded by the coding sequence ATGATCTGGGCCAGCATCGTTGCCATGACCCTAGTGGTGTTTGCCAGCCGCTATGTGTTGCTGTCACCGGCCATTAACTTTCGTCTCAGTGGTGAATTTCAACAATTTATGAGTTATTGCGCGCCAGCGGTTTTGACCGCCATATGGGCGCCACTGGTGATCATTCAGGACGGTCGCATCGCTTTGGATAGCGACAATCCATATCTCATTGCCGCCGCTGCAGCGATCCTGTTGGCACTCGTCACTCGTTCTGTGTTGCTGACGTGCATACTCAGTATGCTGCTGTTTGCTTGGCTGGCACATGGCTAG